The Callospermophilus lateralis isolate mCalLat2 chromosome 18, mCalLat2.hap1, whole genome shotgun sequence nucleotide sequence GAGCTCAGACTCGCCGCCCCGGAGGCAAGAGAGGGCGGGGCTCGCCTGGCGCCCGGCAGCTGGACGTCCGGGTTCCCTTCCCCCCACAACCGGGACCCCTGTGCGCATGTTCTAAGGGCGGTAGGGGCGTGGTTTTGTCCCGTTGGCGAGCGGGGCCCTCTGGGGATTGTAGTGCGAATTCTTGATCTGTTTGTTCGTTGCGGCTATTAGTCCACATTTCCCAGAAGCACCTGGGTCCAATTGGGGCGTTCCTGGGTGCTGAATATAGACCCAGGGAGGGGCGGAGCCTGTGGGACACCAAAGTTTCATTGGGTGGATCGTTAGGGGGCGGGTCTTGGCGTTACTTGAGTTCTAGCAAGTTTTCCTGTGGGGTGCGCTTTGGGGGAAGCTGAAGGCGCCGATGGAAGGAATGAGGAAGGTCCTTTCCCTGCTCTTTGGAGTGCTCCCAGGCAGTTAGGGAAGAGAAAAGGGACAGACTATCCTCCCTGTAAGAAAAAGAACCGACAAATAGGTGCACTAACATTCTCCAGGTAGCACGAATAAAATTACTGAGCTGAGCGCGGTggagcaagcctgtaatcccagcgacttggaggctgaagcaggaggaagagactctgtctcaaagtgaaaaaaggacaggggatgtggctcagtggtagagtgctcctgggtttggTGCCCAATACAAAGAAAACAACTATTGAGCTGGTGTTGGGGAATCAGTGATAAAGCCTTTGCCTAGTGTGCACTGGGCCTTGGGTTCATCCCCTGCAGGATGCAGGGGTGGGGATAGGGTGGATGAAGGGACGGAGACCGACTATTGAACAAATGAATTAATTCGAACGAATAAATTAATTCTTGTTCATTAAGTACTTTCTGCTGTGTGTTGTGCCTTGTACATATTGCACATTAGGTGTCTCCTTGAATATGTGGTGGAAAGTATTTTCACAATCTCCGTTTTACAAATAAGTCCCacagaagtgacctcacatcatttCCCAAGATCACACAACTGAGCAGTGTCCAAGGCAGAGTTCAGACTTGGAATTCTCTACTTCTGATCCAGGTCTCTGTACTCCACACCTATTGGGTGGGTGAGATgtttgaagaaattagtattatGGAGAATAGTTTTAAAACTCTGAAGGaccgggctggggttgtaactcagtggtagagcgcttgcctgactcaggtgaggcactgggttcgatcctcagcactgcataaaaacaaataaaataaaggttaaattaaaaaaattctgaagGACTTGAGTTGAGATCTTGAGTTACTTGAGTTACTCTGCAGATGAGgagattgattttttaaaaaatatatttttagttgtagatgaacagaatacctttattttaattttatttggtgctgaggatcaaacctagtgcttcacacatgataggcaagtactttaccacttagctacaaccccagccccaaagagaTTGATTCTTATGGATGTAAATTCATTGTTACAGCACACAACAAGCAAATAAGGGGTATTCAAACCCAGCTATGTTTAAAAGTccatgtcttgttttatctctttttttttttttttggtactgaggttgaacccagtggtgctctaccattgacctAAGTCCCAAGCTGTTtctactttttgagacagggtctcactaagttgcacagATTGGCTTGAAACTTGGACTCCTGCTTGCGCTCAGCTCCCATCTTATGTTCTTAATCACATGCATTTATCATCTTTTTAAATTTGTAGGATTCTGGCTATGTGCATTTTAAAAGTCACTCccaaggggctagggttgtagctcagtggttgagcacttgcctcgaatatgtgaggcactgggttcaatccctagcgtcacataaaaaaataaataaataaatgaataaataaaaaagtcaCTCCCAATTTCACAGTCCTACCTGAAAAAGTGGGATCCGAATGACCATGTAACTGTACTTGCCCTTCGTTTCTTCATAGAGCATCATGGTGGGAGGCCTGAAGAGGAAACACTCagatttggaagaggaggaggaggatgaaaagTGGGACTGGAGTCCAGCAAGCCTTCGGAGCTGCCAACAAGCTCTGCTACGCATCTCCCTAGACAAAGTCCAGCGCAGCCTGGGCCCCCGAGCACCCAGCCTCCGCAGGCATGTCCTCATCCACAACGCCCTACAGCAACTCCAGGCTGCCATTCACTTGGCTCCAGCACCTGCCCTGCCCCCCGAGCCCCTCTTCCTGGGCGAAGAAGATTTCTCCCTGTCCACCACCATCGGCTCTATCCTCAGGGAGTTGGAGACATCCATGGATGAGACAGAAGCACCTCAGAATCCAGTGGCTCCCCCAGGCCTCCAGAACGAAGTGCTACCCCAACCTGACCCAGTCTTCTTAGAAGCTCTGAGCTCCCGGTACCTGGGGGACTCTGGCCTGGATGACTTCTTTCTGGACATTGACACATCTGCAGTGGAAAAGGAGCCTGCACTGGCCCCCCCAGAACCTCCTCACAACCTCTTCTGTGCCCCAGGGTCCTGGGAGTGGAATGAACTAGATCACATCATGGAAATCATTCTAGGATCCTAAAAACTACCAAGGGGACAGAACCCTTCCTCACGGCGGCCTCAGTGGGCTGGATCCCTGGATGCAACTCGTGTGTTTTGATGGGGGCTCCAGATAGTGACTACGGTCTCCTTTCCTCCCATTTCAGGGTTCCACAAACTtacttgcatgtgtgtgtgtctggttacCCCCGCCTTCTGTGAAGGTGGGTCTTCCTGAATTAATTTATCTGTTCCAAATGCcttaatgagactctgtttcTGGGAGTCTGACTTCTCAcatttcttctgcctttcctccaGTTCCCACTCCCCTTGTGACCActgggtcctcagggaagataaaGTGGGGCCTGTCAACAGTGGCAGGGGTGTGCTGCCAGGTTGCTCTAGAAACCCAGGCTCTGCCTCTTAAGGGAGTGGGAGGGGCTGGTCTCCTTCCCCCAGGCTGAACCCCACTTCCTTGGCAGGACCCCAGCCCCAGcagcttcctgattcagaaccagGCCGGACCACGTGCAATAGGGTGGAAACCAAACTGCTCCATGCCgcgttatttaaaaagaaaggcaGGGTTTgtggtggctttttttttttttgattgtttgtaattttttttattttaaataaaagtattttgagAGGAGTGGTGTTGCCTTAAGTTTCTAAACTTCATTGGGTGCTGATGGGAGGGACCTGGGAAGTTCCCCGGGCACCTGCACGTTTCCCTGCTAAAGGTAAGGCAAGAGTTTCCTTGTACCTAACAGTTACTGAGTGCTTTTTGAGGGTACTGTTTTAACCATTTTATTTGAATTAAGTCCTTTAATCCTACATCCTTATATAGCAGTAAGTACTGTTATCACATTTTCCTTAGAAAACAGATTCAGGGGCTGAGGGAGTGGCTAAgctgcagagtgcttgcctaacatgggcgaggccctgggcactacaaaaaaacaaatgtgaagTTCAAAGGCTAAGTCACTTGTTATTCAAGGTCACAGTTGAGGAACACCAAGGATTAAGGAGACAGGGTTTAAAGTGAGTTGGCCTCTAGATCTTTCTTGTTTGGTGGTTTTGCcacactggggatggaacccagggcctctggcaTGCCAGGTGAAGTGCCTGAAGGGCCCaaggctgagctacatccccagcaagaGCTTTGCCCTTAGCCATTGTGTTTACGATGCTTCTTGATAGATTTAAACTTCCCTGTGGAATGGACTGGGGCTATagttcagtgacagagtgcttgcccaggacatgtgaagcactgggttcaatcctcagtaccacatagaaataaaggcatgctatccatctacagctacaaaaaaggaaaaaaaaaaaaaaagtcaaactttTCATTGTTATGAACTATGCTGTTGAGGCCCAGAAGGGAAAGATCATGCCCACAGACATCCACACCTTCCCAGTCCTGAAAGCAGagctttattttttggtactggggattgaattcaggggcactcaaccactgagacacatccccagccccactctgtattttttatttagagacagggtcttactgacttacttggcacctcaccattgctgaggctggcttggaccttgcaatcctcccgcctcagactcccaaactgctgggattacaggcgtgcgccaccaagCCTGGCTGAAAGCAGATCTTTTTAGGAGACTGCCAGGAAGCAGAGCCCTGCTTGAGTTAAGGAACAGATACTTTGTTTGGGAGACACAAACCCCGCCTGGACATAGTCGGGTGGAAAGAGGGGAGGCCAGAGGGAAGGCAATGTCATACACTCCCGCATGACCATTCCCAGGTGAGTTTATTCAGCATTAGGGACTTTTCTGACCCAGGCACTCtggtgcacacccataatcctagtactcaagaagctgagggaggaggatttcaaattcaaGGATAGCCAAGGCAATgtagaagaccctgtctctaaaaaaaaaaaaaaagggggggggggctaggggtataactcagtagtagagtacccttgtgttcaatcctcaggacccacccccccccaaaaaaaaaaaagaataaagtgactTTATTCTAGAGTTGCCA carries:
- the Sertad3 gene encoding SERTA domain-containing protein 3, whose translation is MVGGLKRKHSDLEEEEEDEKWDWSPASLRSCQQALLRISLDKVQRSLGPRAPSLRRHVLIHNALQQLQAAIHLAPAPALPPEPLFLGEEDFSLSTTIGSILRELETSMDETEAPQNPVAPPGLQNEVLPQPDPVFLEALSSRYLGDSGLDDFFLDIDTSAVEKEPALAPPEPPHNLFCAPGSWEWNELDHIMEIILGS